In one candidate division WOR-3 bacterium genomic region, the following are encoded:
- the scpB gene encoding SMC-Scp complex subunit ScpB yields the protein MEENEGEKLSELAMKVEAILMTSDLPIGAEKIKNLVEGSQIRDIKECIKILNELYDSNGRSFHILEVAGGYQIYTRPQYADLVSKLDKSRESRLTQSALETLAVVAYKQPVTKAEIERIRGVSSDSPMKTLLERDLIHAVGRADSPGKPVLYATTREFLRFFQLNSLSDLPPMAEVGEEA from the coding sequence TTGGAAGAAAACGAAGGAGAAAAACTGTCTGAATTGGCAATGAAGGTTGAGGCGATACTTATGACATCCGACCTTCCCATAGGAGCTGAAAAGATAAAAAATCTCGTGGAAGGATCTCAGATCAGGGATATTAAAGAATGCATAAAAATCCTGAACGAACTCTATGACTCAAATGGAAGGTCTTTTCACATACTTGAAGTAGCCGGAGGGTATCAGATATACACACGTCCGCAATACGCTGATCTGGTGTCTAAACTCGACAAGTCCAGAGAGTCTAGGTTGACACAGTCCGCCCTGGAAACTCTCGCTGTCGTCGCGTATAAACAACCTGTCACGAAAGCTGAAATAGAAAGGATAAGAGGAGTCAGCTCCGACAGCCCCATGAAGACTTTACTCGAAAGAGACCTTATCCACGCCGTCGGCAGGGCGGATTCGCCTGGAAAACCGGTATTATACGCCACCACAAGAGAGTTTTTAAGGTTTTTCCAGTTGAATTCCCTCTCTGATTTACCGCCTATGGCTGAGGTTGGGGAAGAAGCCTGA